One genomic window of Oncorhynchus kisutch isolate 150728-3 linkage group LG26, Okis_V2, whole genome shotgun sequence includes the following:
- the LOC109871357 gene encoding chondroitin sulfate synthase 2-like isoform X2 — translation MRNRKVPHGMFVVTHGDERLIWNMFQTIKYILEHYVHEYDWFYLAQDDTYTEADRIKQLVAHLSMDRELYMGSPEEFIGGEMEGRYCYGGFGYILSRTLLLRLKPFLENCRNDILSARPDEWLGRCIIDYSNTNCVDEHEGLQYYHYEMGKNSDPSKEDNMQFKNALTVHPVSDPEQMYRLHKHFTEIELQRTYDEIEKLQTEIKNVSEVAYDGNRSAQWPIGINPPFEPKSRFEVLRWDYFTEEQLYSCIDGFPKCELRGIDRLDVADVIEIAMGELNKKYKPVLHLKKQQLINGYRRFDPTRGMEYTLDLQLEVVNQKGHSSSITKRVHLVRPLSRIEIIPMPYVTEATRVHIILPLNVQDRDYVNHFLEVLAANSFETSENAILTFLFIYDPFEAQQVNQNDIFASVKTQINAYERKYPTVKIPWISVKTETPSQIKFMDIISKKHPVDTLFFITNVNTNVNSEFLNRCRMNSINNWQVFFPIHFQDYNPDIAFHNQEPPPAVDLVKDAGHFDRSSFEEACFYNTDYMATRTRMASDVQENEEILETLDIYDMFVRYSTLHVFRAVEPALHQKYYYQACNPRLSEDIYHRCVQSNLDGLGARSQLAMLLFEQEQGNST, via the exons ATGCGCAACCGCAAAGTGCCCCACGGCATGTTCGTGGTCACCCATGGGGACGAGAGGCTCATATGGAACATGTTCCAGACCATCAAGTACATCTTGGAGCACTATGTCCATGAGTATGACTGGTTCTATCTGGCCCAGGACGACACCTACACCGAGGCAGACCGGATCAAACAGCTGGTGGCTCACCTGAGCATGGACCGGGAGCTTTACATGGGCAGCCCTGAGGAGTTTATAggtggggagatggaggggaggtaCTGCTACGGTGGGTTTGGTTACATTCTGTCCCGTACCCTGTTGCTCCGGCTCAAACCCTTCCTGGAGAACTGTAGGAATGACATCCTGAGCGCCAGGCCTGACGAGTGGCTGGGCAGATGCATCATTGATTATTCCAACACCAACTGTGTGGATGAGCATGAG GGGCTGCAGTACTACCATTACGAGATGGGCAAGAACTCAGATCCGAGTAAGGAGGACAATATGCAGTTTAAAAATGCCTTGACTGTCCACCCGGTGTCTGACCCTGAGCAGATGTATAGACTACACAAGCACTTCACTGAGATCGAACTGCAGAGGACATACGATGAGATTGAGAAGCTGCAG ACGGAGATAAAGAATGTGAGTGAAGTGGCTTATGATGGCAACCGGAGCGCCCAGTGGCCCATTGGGATCAATCCTCCCTTTGAGCCCAAGTCTCGCTTCGAGGTCCTTCGATGGGACTACTTCACGGAGGAACAGTTGTATTCGTGCATCGACGGCTTCCCCAAGTGTGAACTGCGCGGTATTGATCGTTTGGATGTGGCAGACGTCATCGAGATAGCCATGGGGGAGCTGAACAAGAAGTACAAGCCTGTCCTCCACTTGAAGAAGCAGCAGCTGATCAATGGCTACCGGCGCTTCGACCCTACTCGGGGCATGGAGTACACCCTGGACCTGCAGCTGGAGGTAGTCAACCAGAAAGGTCACAGTAGCTCCATCACCAAGAGGGTCCACCTGGTGCGTCCCCTGAGTCGCATCGAAATCATCCCCATGCCTTATGTCACAGAGGCCACCAGAGTTCACATCATCTTACCGCTGAACGTTCAGGATCGAGATTACGTCAACCATTTTCTTGAAGTGTTGGCCGCAAATTCGTTTGAGACCAGTGAAAACGCCATCTTGACTTTCCTGTTCATCTACGACCCATTCGAGGCCCAGCAGGTCAACCAGAATGACATCTTCGCCAGTGTTAAAACCCAGATCAATGCCTATGAACGCAAGTATCCAACAGTGAAGATCCCGTGGATAAGTGTCAAGACCGAAACCCCTTCTCAAATCAAATTCATGGACATCATCTCGAAGAAGCACCCAGTAGACACGCTGTTCTTCATCACTAACGTCAACACCAACGTCAACTCAGAGTTCCTCAACCGTTGCCGCATGAACTCCATCAACAACTGGCAGGTGTTCTTCCCAATCCACTTCCAGGACTACAACCCAGACATTGCCTTCCACAACCAGGAGCCCCCACCCGCAGTAGACCTGGTCAAGGACGCCGGACACTTTGACCGCAGTTCGTTCGAGGAGGCGTGCTTCTACAACACTGACTACATGGCGACGCGCACACGAATGGCCTCCGACGTGCAGGAGAACGAGGAGATCCTGGAAACCTTGGATATCTATGATATGTTTGTCAGGTACTCAACCCTGCATGTGTTCAGGGCTGTGGAGCCAGCCTTGCACCAGAAGTACTACTACCAGGCCTGTAACCCTCGGCTCAGTGAGGACATCTACCACAGGTGTGTCCAGAGCAACCTGGATGGCCTGGGAGCCCGTTCCCAGCTCGCCATGCTGTTATTTGAACAAGAGCAAGGAAATAGCACTTGA